The following coding sequences lie in one Arachis stenosperma cultivar V10309 chromosome 5, arast.V10309.gnm1.PFL2, whole genome shotgun sequence genomic window:
- the LOC130979278 gene encoding phenylcoumaran benzylic ether reductase Pyrc5-like — protein sequence MLVFYLCVVVSVTMAGKSKVLVIGGTGHLGKYIVEASSKAGHPTFALVRESTVSHPQKSNLIESFKSYGVTLVYGDLSDHASLVKAIKQVDVVICTVGPSQVDDQLNIIKAIKEAGNIKKFLPSEFGVDADRNEAVGPAASFFEKKAKIRRTIEAEGIPYTYVISNGFARYYLATMSQENATAPPKDSIVILGDGNVKAIYVEEKDIAAYTIKTIDDPRTLNKSLYLRPPANVLSFNELVSLWENKINKTLHKIYVPEDQILKSIQESSFPRNMMLAVCHSLIVKGDCVNFDIAPSFGVEASELYPEVKYTTVDEYMNQFL from the exons ATGCTTGTTTTTTACTTGTGCGTTGTAGTTTCTGTTACCATGGCAGGAAAGAGCAAAGTCCTAGTGATTGGAGGCACAGGGCACCTTGGAAAATACATAGTGGAGGCAAGTTCAAAAGCAGGACACCCCACGTTTGCTTTGGTTAGGGAGAGCACTGTTTCTCACCCTCAAAagtctaatctcattgagagCTTCAAGAGCTATGGAGTCACTCTTGTTTAT GGTGATCTAAGTGATCATGCAAGCCTTGTTAAGGCAATCAAGCAAGTTGATGTTGTCATCTGCACTGTAGGTCCATCACAAGTAGATGATCAACTGAACATCATAAAGGCAATAAAAGAAGCTGGCAACATTAAG AAGTTTCTCCCATCAGAATTTGGGGTGGATGCGGACCGGAATGAAGCGGTTGGGCCGGCGGCGAGCTTCTTTGAGAAAAAAGCGAAAATTCGAAGGACCATCGAAGCCGAAGGAATTCCTTATACTTATGTCATTTCTAATGGCTTTGCTAGATACTACTTAGCAACAATGTCACAGGAAAATGCCACGGCTCCTCCAAAGGATAGTATAGTCATTCTAGGAGATGGAAATGTCAAAG CAATTTATGTGGAGGAGAAAGACATTGCAGCTTACACAATCAAAACAATAGATGACCCAAGAACCTTGAACAAATCTCTCTACCTAAGGCCCCCTGCCAATGTTTTGAGTTTCAACGAGCTTGTATCCTTGTGGGAGAACAAGATTAACAAGACCCTTCACAAAATTTACGTTCCAGAAGATCAAATCCTTAAGAGCATCCAAG AGAGTTCTTTCCCTAGGAACATGATGTTGGCGGTATGCCACTCACTAATAGTAAAAGGAGATTGTGTAAACTTTGACATAGCGCCTTCGTTCGGGGTTGAGGCTTCTGAACTTTATCCAGAAGTGAAGTACACAACGGTCGACGAATATATGAATCAATTTCTCTGA
- the LOC130983088 gene encoding uncharacterized protein LOC130983088: MATMSNAAGSSNNPRSFGSIMRRMNRNREARLPEWCACGSRPVLRWSGTDSNPGRPFLGCPNYNTVGKKWCGLFLWVDKVLENAMPCDDRTRHSIDDEEWKTKMAWKFGKLEAEIRVLKMGGILMFVFMLLIVIGVLVLKLDRQQSQLYLAKNK, from the exons ATGGCTACCATGAGCAATGCAGCTGGGAGTTCGAACAACCCACGATCATTTGGAAGCATCATGAGGAGAATGAACAGAAATAGAGAAGCTCGtttgccagaatggtgtgcctGCGGGTCGAGACCGGTGCTCCGGTGGTCGGGGACGGATTCTAATCCAGGGAGACCGTTCCTGGGTTGCCCAAACTACAAT ACCGTTGGGAAGAAATGGTGTGGATTGTTTTTGTGGGTTGATAAAGTTTTGGAAAATGCCATGCCATGTGATGATAGAACAAGACATTCAATTGATGATGAAGAATGGAAGACGAAGATGGCTTGGAAATTTGGTAAATTAGAAGCTGAAATTAGGGTTCTAAAAATGGGGGGAATTTTGATGTTTGTGTTCATGCTGCTGATTGTAATTGGTGTTCTTGTATTAAAGCTGGATAGACAGCAGAGTCAACTGTATCTAGCAaaaaataaatga
- the LOC130980429 gene encoding uncharacterized protein LOC130980429 has translation MCSSINRTDFSGRRWLWSIAAFLSFIHKVGQPCFSERGFTALSGGVSKLHEETLPIFKKRLLGALLEFSAQELQVQHGDAAAQYGMVRDYGLTLLKSNPGSTVTVGVIPQPNPDDDPIFEKMYVCLEGCKKGFLVGCRPLIGLDGAFLKTRHGGQILSAIGQDANNHIYVIAYAIVPIENIENWRWFLELLHQDLGNYKKNKLCFISDMQKLRRFFQMCITDFVFGICGRTSTSNGRISSLEGYSGIVQGVLAKMASLISSKRLKGIKDARAKPIITLLEEVRMYAMRSIARNKVKLNSNTRVLHLYNAADYEKFEVHGWPTNMVVDLGKRLYTCGMPCVHACAALARAGKRPEDYCHQWLTMEAYNNTYAFHINPIPGQALWKKSPYNRPQAPKSRNKPGPLKKKRRKDADEEPSGSKKLKTKMKRIYKKGRCRCCGKAEHTRRNCPKKAAVEEAAAVTEAAAAQPTAANGGEGQANSAAPVPEAATEINLDQSQPPSEATDDS, from the exons ATGTGCTCCTCCATTAACCGGACCGATTTCAGTGGAAGACGTTGGCTCTGGAGCATCGCTGCTTTCCTCTCCTTCATACACAAAGTTGGGCAACCTTGTTTCTCTGAAAGAG GGTTTACTGCTCTTAGTGGAGGAGTTTCCAAACT GCATGAGGAAACATTGCCTATATTCAAGAAGAGACTCTTAGGTGCCTTGCTGGAGTTTTCTGCTCAAGAATTGCAGGTTCAG CACGGTGATGCAGCTGCCCAATATGGCATGGTGAGAGATTATGGGCTGACACTACTGAAGAGCAATCCAGGATCCACTGTCACAGTTGGGGTTATACCTCAGCCCAACCCTGATGATGATCCAATTTTCGAGAAGATGTATGTTTGTTTGGAGGGATGTAAAAAAGGATTTCTGGTTGGTTGCAGACCCCTCATAGGCTTGGATGGGGCTTTTCTGAAGACCCGGCATGGTGGTCAGATATTGTCTGCAATTGGCCAAGACGCAAACAATCATATATATGTTATTGCCTATGCAATTGTCCCTATTGAGAACATTGAAAACTGGAGATGGTTCTTGGAATTACTCCATCAAGATCTGGGAAATTATAAGAAGAACAAGCTCTGTTTTATCTCAGATATGCAGAAG TTAAGGAGGTTTTTCCAGATGTGCATCACAGATTTTGTGTTTGGCATCTGTGGAAGAACTTCAACAAGCAATGGAAGGATCTCCAGCTTAGAGGGCTACTCTGGGATTGTGCAAGGTGTACTAGCCAAGATGGCTTCCTTGATATCATCAAAAAGATTGAAAGG GATCAAAGATGCTAGAGCTAAGCCTATTATCACACTCTTGGAAGAAGTCAGAATGTATGCAATGAGATCGATAGCTAGGAATAAGGTGAAGCTGAATTCGAACACTCGAGTTCTACATCTATACAACGCAGCAG ATTATGAGAAGTTCGAAGTACATGGCTGGCCGACCAACATGGTTGTAGACTTGGGAAAGAGGCTCTACACATGTG GGATGCCATGTGTGCATGCGTGTGCTGCACTGGCAAGGGCTGGTAAGAGACCAGAGGACTACTGTCACCAGTGGTTGACTATGGAAGCATATAACAACACATATGCCTTCCATATCAATCCAATTCCAGGTCAAGCACTATGGAAAAAGTCACCATATAACAGACCACAAGCACCAAAATCTAGAAACAAGCCCGGACCActcaagaaaaaaagaagaaaagatgctGATGAGGAGCCAAGTGGGAGTAAGAAGTTAAAGACGAAGATGaaaagaatatataaaaaaggTCGATGTCGTTGTTGTGGCAAAGCAGAACACACGAGAAGGAACTGTCCAAAGAAGGCTGCTGTCGAAGAGGCTGCTGCTGTTACAGAGGCTGCCGCTGCACAACCCACTGCTGCTAATGGTGGTGAAGGTCAGGCCAACTCTGCTGCCCCTGTCCCAGAAGCCGCAACCGAAATCAATCTTGACCAAAGTCAACCACCCTCAGAAGCAACTGATGACTCTTAA
- the LOC130981750 gene encoding phenylcoumaran benzylic ether reductase Pyrc5-like, translating to MATKSKILVIGGTGYIGKHIVVASAKEGHPTFALVRESSVSHPEKSKLIESFKSHGVTLVYGDLSDHKSLVKAIKQVDVVISTVGGPQIADQFNIIKAIKEAGNIKRFLPSEFGLDVDRHHAVEPVVGFFGVKAKIRRAVEAEGIPYTYVSSNGFAGYFLPTLFQQNVTAPPRDKVVILGDGNVKSITVKEEDVATYTIKSVDDPRTLNKILYLRPPANTLTFNELVSLWEKKINKTLERIYLSEDQILKSVQETPFPGNLMLALGHSTLVKGDSANFEIEASFGVEASQLYPEVKYTTVDEYLNQFV from the exons ATGGCAACTAAGAGCAAAATCCTAGTGATTGGAGGCACAGGGTACATTGGAAAGCACATAGTTGTGGCAAGTGCAAAAGAAGGTCACCCTACTTTTGCTTTGGTGAGGGAGAGCAGTGTTTCTCACCCTGAAAAGTCAAAGCTCATTGAGAGCTTCAAGAGCCATGGAGTCACTCTTGTTTAT GGCGATTTAAGTGATCATAAAAGCCTTGTTAAGGCGATCAAGCAAGTTGATGTTGTGATCTCCACTGTAGGAGGACCACAAATAGCTGATcaattcaacatcatcaaggCGATAAAAGAAGCCGGGAACATCAAG AGGTTCCTGCCTTCAGAATTTGGGCTAGATGTGGATCGTCACCATGCCGTTGAGCCAGTGGTGGGCTTCTTTGGTGTAAAAGCGAAAATTCGGAGGGCGGTGGAAGCCGAAGGGATTCCTTACACTTATGTCAGCTCTAATGGTTTTGCTGGATACTTCTTGCCAACACTGTTCCAGCAAAATGTCACAGCTCCTCCCAGGGACAAAGTTGTCATTCTAGGAGATGGCAATGTCAAAT CAATTACTGTGaaggaggaagatgttgctacTTACACAATCAAATCAGTGGATGATCCAAGAACTTTGAACAAAATTCTGTACCTCAGGCCCCCTGCCAATACTTTAACTTTCAATGAGCTCGTTTCCTTGTGGGAGAAGAAGATTAACAAGACCCTTGAGAGAATTTACCTTTCAGAGGATCAAATTCTGAAGAGCGTTCAGG AGACTCCTTTTCCCGGGAACTTGATGCTGGCATTAGGCCACTCAACTCTAGTAAAGGGAGATTCAGCAAACTTTGAGATTGAAGCTTCATTTGGGGTGGAGGCTTCTCAACTTTATCCAGAGGTGAAATACACCACGGTCGACGAATATCTGAATCAGtttgtttga
- the LOC130980430 gene encoding serine/threonine-protein phosphatase 7 long form homolog produces MLTCDHPVPSDRYNDRVEEHLRVTRFYHASQIGVVQCQKALVNALIERWHPDTYTFHLLVGECAVTLEDVALILGLPTDGLPVTGMTMSSFEALEAECLDQFGVAPRKEECRGCCIKLTWLCDLKENFQLTDEISIQSIGQYSWGSACLAHLYRALCRASRFNCKKIDSPLTLLLGWAWIRLPYLSPLPRKSRSFPLANSFIYFFLFVWAAYDVDRVDPNIIPAEIYMQSVVWSATVPLVSFECIEWHATDRIRRKFGFVQEVPHQKWNLDKAHGEVLTGPKNLNWTTAPSHSFWVMYWTTNLYVS; encoded by the exons ATGTTGACATGTGACCATCCAGTTCCTTCGGATCGGTACAACGATAGGGTGGAGGAGCATTTACGAGTTACTAGGTTTTATCATGCATCTCAAATTGGTGTAGTACAATGTCAGAAAGCACTGGTGAATGCTCTAATCGAACGGTGGCACCCAGATACATATACGTTTCACCTTCTCGTTGGTGAATGTGCCGTGACTCTTGAAGATGTGGCTCTAATTCTTGGTCTTCCGACGGATGGTCTTCCAGTCACAGGGATGACAATGAGTAGTTTCGAAGCCTTGGAGGCAGAATGTTTGGATCAATTTGGAGTTGCACCGCGTAAGGAGGAGTGTAGAGGATGCTGCATAAAACTGACGTGGCTGTGCgatctaaaagaaaattttcagTTGACTGATGAAATAAGTATACAGAG TATAGGACAGTACAGCTGGGGATCAGCATGCTTAGCACACCTCTACAGGGCATTATGCAGGGCATCTCGTTTTAACTGTAAGAAAATCGATAGTCCACTAACACTTCTGCTCGGATGGGCTTGGATCCGACTGCCTTATCTATCCCCGCTTCCTAGGAAATCCCGCAGTTTTCCACTAGCAAACAG tttcatttatttttttctgtttgtGTGGGCTGCTTATGATGTGGATCGCGTGGATCCGAATATTATTCCTGCTGAAATCTACATGCAGTCGGTTGTTTGGAGCGCAACAGTGCCGTTGGTGTCATTCGAATGTATCGAGTGGCATGCTACCGATAGGATTAGGCGAAAGTTCGGTTTCGTTCAGGAAGTACCTCATCAGAAatggaatctggacaaggcgcATGGAGAAGTCTTGACTGGTCCTAAGAATCTTAACTGGACCACAGCACCGAGTCATTCATTTTGGGTGATGTATTGGACAACTAACCTGTATGTTTCCTGA